From Vigna unguiculata cultivar IT97K-499-35 chromosome 5, ASM411807v1, whole genome shotgun sequence, the proteins below share one genomic window:
- the LOC114183945 gene encoding cysteine-rich receptor-like protein kinase 42, with translation MNTESITSNLSHHHHINPSSWVLLAALFLSSLSFSLSDPRITEAGLYCGTTKAPLKANYIPSFTKEMESLSQLVTNHNWGTHFVNTSGSPIPIYGFAQCFNDLSNTDCLLCYAASRTKIPRCLPSVSARIYLDGCFLRYDNYSFYAEVSDPLRDTVNCTSQHGTVVDETERLELEESVGRVVETVTNKALAKGGGFAVGEVEGVYALAQCWNTIGSDGCRECLRKAGKEVRGCLPKRDGRALNAGCYFRYSTNKFYNEDGDADGKNGLLRRGGVIVAEVLAAAAALMLTVSASYVAFTKLTRIKKENNNVGQIPSSISKSSLNYKYETLEKATDYFNSSRKIGQGGAGSVFKGILPNGKVVAVKRLIFNNRQWVDEFFNEVNLISGIEHKNLVKLLGCSIEGPESLLVYEYLPKKSLDQFIFEKNRTQILNWKQRFNIILGTAEGLAYLHEGTKIRIIHRDIKSSNVLLDENLNPKIADFGLARCFGADKSHLSTGIAGTLGYMAPEYLIRGQLTDKADVYSFGVLVLEVVSGRRNNVFREDSGSLLQTVWKLYRSNTLTEAVDPCLGDDYPATEASRVFQIGLLCTQASASLRPSMFQVVYMLLNSNEDVPTPNQPPFLNTGILDSDSSIKSYSTNSFISNALKKIGASSYSYSESSCSDGPSRSEESIVQV, from the exons ATGAACACCGAAAGCATCACCTCAAATCtaagccaccaccaccacatcAACCCGTCATCATGGGTTCTCTTGGCCGCACTTTTTCTCTCGTCTTTGTCCTTCTCTCTCTCCGATCCAAGAATCACCGAAGCAGGGCTCTACTGTGGAACCACCAAGGCCCCTCTGAAAGCCAACTACATCCCAAGTTTCACCAAGGAAATGGAGAGCCTCTCGCAGTTGGTGACCAACCACAACTGGGGCACTCACTTTGTGAACACTTCAGGCTCGCCGATTCCCATTTATGGCTTTGCACAATGCTTCAATGACTTGTCCAACACCGATTGTCTTCTCTGCTACGCGGCAAGCCGTACCAAGATTCCACGCTGCCTTCCTTCTGTCTCTGCGCGCATCTACCTTGATGGCTGCTTCTTGCGCTACGATAACTACAGCTTCTATGCGGAGGTCAGTGACCCTTTGAGGGATACAGTGAACTGCACCTCACAGCATGGAACGGTTGTTGATGAAACTGAGAGGTTGGAACTTGAGGAGAGCGTTGGAAGGGTGGTTGAGACTGTCACCAACAAGGCTCTGGCAAAAGGTGGTGGCTTTGCTGTGGGAGAGGTTGAAGGGGTTTATGCATTGGCACAGTGCTGGAACACCATTGGGAGTGATGGGTGCAGAGAGTGTTTGAGGAAAGCTGGCAAGGAAGTGAGAGGGTGCTTGCCAAAGAGGGATGGGAGGGCCTTGAATGCTGGCTGTTATTTCAGATATTCGACAAACAAGTTCTACAATGAAGATGGCGATGCAGATGGTAAAAATG gATTGttaagaagaggaggagtcatAGTAGCAGAAGTGTTAGCAGCAGCTGCAGCTTTAATGCTTACTGTCTCTGCCTCCTATGTAGCCTTCACAAAGTTAACTAGGATTAAAAAAG AAAACAATAATGTTGGTCAGATTCCCTCTTCCATAAGCAAATCTAGCTTGAATTACAAGTACGAAACTCTTGAGAAGGCCACGGATTACTTTAACTCTTCAAGAAAAATAGGCCAAGGTGGAGCAGGCTCAGTTTTCAAGGGTATTCTCCCAAATGGGAAAGTTGTTGCAGTAAAAAGATTGATATTCAATAACAGGCAATGGGTGGATGAGTTCTTCAACGAAGTGAACTTGATTAGCGGAATTGAACACAAGAACCTTGTCAAACTATTGGGATGTAGCATTGAGGGCCCTGAGAGCCTCCTTGTGTATGAGTACTTGCCCAAAAAGAGTTTAGACCAATTTATCTTTG AAAAAAACAGAACTCAGATTCTAAACTGGAAGCAGAGGTTTAATATCATTCTTGGAACCGCCGAGGGGCTTGCATATCTTCATGAAGGTACCAAAATAAGAATCATTCATCGAGATATCAAAAGCAGCAATGTTCTTCTGGACGAGAATCTCAATCCCAAGATTGCAGATTTCGGCCTTGCCCGGTGCTTTGGAGCAGATAAGTCACATTTGAGCACTGGAATTGCTGGAACACT AGGTTACATGGCTCCTGAGTACCTAATTAGAGGACAACTTACAGATAAAGCTGATGTGTATAGTTTTGGAGTACTTGTTCTTGAGGTTGTAAGTGGGAGGAGAAACAATGTCTTCCGAGAGGACTCTGGTTCGCTACTACAAACT GTTTGGAAACTTTACCGATCAAACACATTAACTGAAGCTGTTGATCCTTGCTTGGGAGATGATTATCCTGCAACTGAAGCATCAAGGGTGTTCCAAATTGGATTGCTTTGCACACAAGCTTCTGCCTCGCTAAGACCATCCATGTTTCAAGTTGTTTACATGCTACTTAATTCAAATGAAGACGTTCCTACACCGAATCAGCCCCCATTTTTGAACACTGGAATACTGGATTCAGATAGCTCCATTAAGTCTTATAGCACTAACAGCTTCATATCCAATGCCTTGAAGAAGATTGGAGCATCGTCCTACAGCTACTCAGAGTCCTCTTGTTCAGATGGGCCATCAAGAAGTGAAGAATCAATTGTTCAAGTTTGA